One Candidatus Nitrospira nitrificans DNA segment encodes these proteins:
- a CDS encoding type IV pilin protein → MLKAMRKQEGFTLIELMIVVAIIGILAAIAIPNFIQYQMRSRTSEAKTNLSAIKTAEFAFQAEQRCFMSTVAAPAAIPNNGALVAWPGQAGGIAGPTPGGAVWCFDNAGAPSTAIGRYGDIGMVPAGSVRYQYMTAASAAATLLVGGVPTPVKGACGSPALAAGPGNAPTLGFVAQALGDLDGDAVNGDFKVSDLGNVVNCLTNESIF, encoded by the coding sequence ATGTTGAAGGCAATGAGAAAACAAGAGGGGTTCACCCTCATTGAGTTGATGATCGTCGTGGCGATCATCGGGATCCTGGCGGCCATCGCCATTCCCAACTTCATTCAGTATCAGATGCGGTCGCGGACGTCGGAGGCCAAGACCAACCTGAGCGCGATCAAGACGGCGGAATTTGCCTTCCAGGCGGAGCAACGGTGCTTCATGAGCACAGTAGCCGCTCCTGCCGCAATTCCTAACAACGGTGCACTAGTGGCGTGGCCTGGACAGGCTGGTGGTATTGCTGGTCCGACTCCTGGTGGTGCCGTGTGGTGTTTTGATAACGCAGGCGCTCCTTCAACAGCTATTGGTCGCTATGGTGACATCGGCATGGTGCCGGCCGGTTCGGTGCGTTACCAGTATATGACGGCTGCCAGCGCAGCGGCCACGCTGCTGGTTGGTGGTGTGCCGACCCCTGTGAAGGGTGCCTGCGGTAGTCCGGCTCTCGCAGCTGGTCCTGGTAACGCCCCGACGCTGGGATTCGTCGCTCAAGCCCTCGGTGACCTGGACGGCGACGCTGTCAACGGCGATTTCAAAGTGTCGGACCTCGGCAACGTGGTCAACTGTCTGACGAACGAAAGCATATTCTAA